In Elgaria multicarinata webbii isolate HBS135686 ecotype San Diego chromosome 19, rElgMul1.1.pri, whole genome shotgun sequence, a genomic segment contains:
- the ENTPD2 gene encoding ectonucleoside triphosphate diphosphohydrolase 2 yields MGGRGNTPRVLAAVLGALGLAAGAGLLLLCLPSKDLREPPDFKYGIVLDAGSSHTAMFVYKWPADKENDTGIVGEHSMCDVEGGGISSYAANPPEAGGSLRTCLNRALEDVPKARHAGTPLYLGATAGMRLLKLTDPKASDLVLEEVTSMLQQYPFDFRGAKILSGEEEGVFGWVTANYLLENFIKYSWFGKWIHPEKKTLGAMDLGGASTQITFQTSEVIDSSPANEAMLRLYGESYKVYTHSFLCYGRDQILKRLLSKVLKAERHALKVNNPCWPTGYRRNFTMGSVYDSPCTADEKPTNYFPNAMVTMSGSGDAAQCRGHVESLFQFTECPYSRCSFDKVFQPNVTGKFIAFSAFFYTVDFIQSELKRPVATPSDLRDAAIDICNSTWSELRQKAPQQEKRLADYCSTATFIDLLLMKGYKFDISTFSNIAFQKKAGGTSIGWALGYMLNLTNMIPAEETSFRKGTEYGPWVGVILIFVAIILVTLVTIFCLLRSSKDHGMM; encoded by the exons ATGGGCGGCCGAGGCAACACCCCGCGGGTGCTGGCGGCGGTGTTGGGCGCGCTGGGCCTGGCGGCCGGggccggcctgctgctgctctgccTGCCCTCCAAGGACCTGCGGGAGCCGCCCGACTTCAAG TATGGGATTGTACTGGACGCCGGATCTTCCCACACCGCCATGTTCGTGTATAAATGGCCGGCGGACAAAGAGAACGACACGGGCATCGTCGGCGAACACAGCATGTGTGACGTGGAGG GAGGTGGGATCTCCAGCTACGCCGCAAACCCGCCAGAAGCCGGCGGGAGCTTGAGAACCTGTCTCAACCGAGCGCTGGAGGACGTCCCCAAGGCCAGGCACGCGGGCACCCCTCTCTACCTCGGAGCCACGGCTGGCATGCGGCTGCTCAA GCTCACAGATCCCAAAGCTTCAGACCTCGTCCTTGAAGAGGTGACCTCCATGCTACAGCAGTACCCCTTCGACTTCCGGGGGGCGAAGATCCTGAGCGGGGAAGAGGAGGGCGTTTTTGGCTGGGTCACGGCCAACTACCTCTTGGAGAACTTCATTAAA TATAGCTGGTTTGGGAAATGGATCCATCCGGAGAAGAAGACCTTGGGTGCCATGGACCTGGGGGGTGCCTCCACCCAGATCACCTTTCAGACGTCTGAGGTGATTGACAGCAGTCCCGCCAACGAGGCCATGCTGCGCCTGTACGGGGAGTCCTACAAGGTGTACACCCACAGTTTCCTCTGCTACGGCCGGGACCAGATCCTCAAGAGGcttctgtccaaggtgctgaag GCTGAAAGACACGCTCTGAAGGTCAACAACCCCTGCTGGCCCACGGGTTACAGGAGAAACTTCACGATGGGCAGCGTCTACGATTCCCCGTGCACCGCTGATGAGAAGCCCACCAACTATTTCCCCAACGCCATGGTGACCATGAGCGGCTCCGGAGACGCCGCTCAGTGCCGCGGTCATGTGGAGAGCCTCTTCCAGTTCACAGAGTGTCCCTACTCCCGCTGCTCCTTTGACAAAGTCTTCCAGCCCAATGTCACAGGAAAATTTATC GCCTTTTCTGCCTTTTTCTACACCGTGGATTTCATCCAGTCGGAGTTGAAGAGACCTGTTGCCACACCGAGTGATCTCAGGGATGCTGCCATTGACATCTGCAATAGCACATGGTCTGAG CTCCGTCAGAAAGCGCCACAGCAGGAGAAGAGGTTGGCCGATTACTGTTCAACCGCCACCTTCATCGATCTTCTCCTCATGAAGGGCTACAAGTTTGACATCAGCACTTTCTCCAACATCGCCTTCCAGAAGAAG GCTGGAGGCACATCCATTGGCTGGGCTTTGGGGTATATGCTGAACCTCACCAACATGATTCCGGCCGAAGAGACCAGCTTCCGGAAGGGCACGGAATATGGCCCGTGGGTCGGCGTCATACTTATTTTTGTTGCTATCATCCTGGTCACGCTAGTGACCATCTTCTGCCTGCTGAGATCTTCCAAGGACCATGGGATGATGTAG